One Halomonas sp. THAF5a genomic region harbors:
- a CDS encoding HU family DNA-binding protein, with amino-acid sequence MNKSELIEAIAASADIPKAAASRALDAMVDTVSESLKKGDSVSLVGFGTFTVKERAARTGRNPQTGQPIEISAAKVPSFKAGKALKDSVN; translated from the coding sequence GTGAACAAATCCGAGCTGATCGAAGCCATTGCCGCGTCTGCCGACATTCCCAAGGCAGCCGCTTCCCGCGCACTGGATGCCATGGTCGACACCGTGTCAGAGAGCCTGAAGAAGGGCGACAGCGTGTCCCTGGTGGGGTTTGGTACCTTCACCGTCAAGGAGCGTGCCGCTCGCACTGGCCGTAACCCGCAGACCGGCCAGCCGATCGAGATCAGCGCTGCCAAGGTGCCGAGCTTCAAGGCCGGCAAGGCGCTCAAGGACTCCGTCAACTGA
- a CDS encoding SurA N-terminal domain-containing protein — translation MLQSIRDRSRSWGAKIIIGAVVVTMALFGVESLVGLLGNSGDEVAQVNDEPITRQQLEIEVQRAIRSGQVPPDQERALRAEMLDMLITERLLTQYAEEGGLYVSEQQLDQLIVTLPEFQDAQGRFDRDLFRNRLASAGFTPLSFRQQLAVDLKRQQVQQGLAASGFTLEEERERLAELQRQTRSFRHHALTRDDLAAAPEVTEQDLQAYYDAHRDDYRRPEQVKVNYVVLDRQQMADEAEVSEEAVREAWLAGAAEADRRVSHIMVAVDGEDGSREAARERLEEVQARLAEGEAFAELAAEVSDDTSTSDAGGDLGVISRGFFGEAFEEAAFALGEGEVSGIVETDNGLHLIKVTELDRPPFEERRDALRAELALEQVDDAFNERAQRLIDDSFAADDLASVADALGLTLQQSDWIGRDVGEGVLSEPGVMAQAFGEDVLENGYNSEVIELDEDRRLVLRVADHREATTLPLAEVEGDVEAAVREAKTREALVALAARQVESLRAGEPLELDWQRADAVSRQGGSALPEALVQAAFRLPHPEGEQPVYGHAVDGERVVLIALERVQDGEPNAQMETFVADMAERLRAQAAIQGLLDDLREKASIERL, via the coding sequence ATGCTGCAAAGTATTCGTGACCGCTCCAGGAGCTGGGGCGCCAAGATCATCATCGGTGCCGTGGTCGTGACCATGGCGCTGTTCGGCGTGGAATCGCTGGTCGGATTGCTGGGCAACAGCGGCGATGAGGTCGCCCAGGTCAACGATGAGCCGATCACCCGACAGCAGCTCGAGATCGAGGTGCAGCGCGCCATCCGCAGCGGCCAGGTGCCGCCGGACCAGGAGCGCGCCCTGCGCGCCGAGATGCTCGACATGCTGATCACCGAGCGGCTGCTGACCCAGTACGCCGAGGAGGGCGGCCTCTATGTCTCCGAGCAGCAGCTCGATCAGCTGATCGTGACCCTGCCGGAGTTCCAGGACGCCCAGGGGCGCTTCGACCGCGACCTGTTTCGCAATCGCCTGGCGAGCGCCGGCTTCACGCCGCTGTCGTTCCGCCAGCAGCTCGCCGTCGACCTCAAGCGCCAGCAGGTCCAGCAGGGCCTGGCCGCCAGCGGCTTTACCCTGGAGGAGGAGCGCGAGCGCCTCGCCGAACTGCAGCGCCAGACGCGCAGCTTCCGCCACCATGCCCTGACGCGAGATGACCTCGCCGCCGCGCCCGAGGTCACCGAGCAGGACCTCCAGGCCTATTACGACGCCCACCGGGACGACTACCGTCGCCCCGAGCAGGTGAAGGTCAACTACGTGGTGCTCGATCGCCAGCAGATGGCCGACGAGGCCGAGGTGAGCGAGGAGGCGGTGCGCGAGGCGTGGCTGGCCGGGGCCGCCGAGGCCGACCGGCGCGTCTCGCACATCATGGTCGCCGTGGACGGCGAGGACGGCAGCCGCGAGGCGGCGCGCGAGCGCCTCGAGGAGGTCCAGGCGCGTCTCGCCGAGGGCGAGGCGTTCGCCGAGCTGGCCGCCGAGGTCTCCGATGACACCTCGACCAGCGACGCCGGCGGCGACCTGGGCGTGATCTCCCGCGGCTTCTTCGGCGAGGCCTTCGAGGAGGCCGCCTTCGCCCTGGGCGAGGGGGAGGTCTCCGGGATCGTCGAGACCGACAACGGCCTGCACCTGATCAAGGTCACCGAGCTCGATCGTCCGCCCTTTGAGGAGCGCCGAGATGCGCTGCGCGCCGAGCTCGCCCTCGAGCAGGTCGACGACGCCTTCAACGAGCGCGCCCAGCGCCTGATCGATGACAGCTTCGCCGCCGACGACCTGGCCAGTGTCGCCGACGCGCTGGGGCTGACCCTGCAGCAGAGCGACTGGATCGGTCGTGACGTCGGCGAGGGCGTGCTCTCAGAGCCCGGCGTGATGGCACAGGCCTTCGGCGAGGACGTGCTCGAGAACGGCTACAACAGCGAGGTGATCGAGCTCGACGAGGATCGCCGCCTGGTGCTGCGCGTGGCCGACCATCGCGAGGCCACCACGCTGCCGCTGGCCGAGGTCGAGGGCGACGTCGAGGCGGCCGTGCGCGAGGCCAAGACCCGCGAGGCCCTGGTGGCCCTGGCGGCACGGCAGGTCGAGAGCCTGCGGGCCGGCGAGCCCCTCGAGCTCGACTGGCAGCGCGCCGATGCGGTCAGCCGCCAGGGCGGCAGCGCGCTTCCCGAGGCGCTGGTGCAGGCCGCCTTCCGCCTGCCGCACCCCGAGGGCGAGCAGCCGGTCTACGGCCATGCCGTCGACGGCGAGCGGGTGGTGCTGATCGCCCTGGAGCGCGTCCAGGACGGTGAGCCCAACGCCCAGATGGAGACCTTCGTCGCCGACATGGCGGAGCGCCTGCGGGCCCAGGCCGCCATCCAGGGGCTGCTCGACGACCTGCGCGAGAAGGCGAGCATCGAGCGGCTCTGA
- a CDS encoding GTP-binding protein, translated as MTAPRPAIPVHLITGFLGSGKSSLIRRLIDQKPADERWAVVINEFGRVGIDQAMFEARDDLVVKGLPGGCLCCQLAFVLQASLVNLLHRHRPDRLIIEPSGLGHPAGLIEVLRGEGLADALAVRDVIALLDPRRLDDPRARSHETFRDQLVMADGVALTMTDLATPEQVRAANAWLGEFWPRKQWVREAPHGELPLALLAAGGGHADGDDAPTSALHRAAREGASRPPEDAAPAEREPAPGRPVRETGAALGHASLGWRWHAAERFDLDRLAARLGELPVGLRVKGVLHTSEGWRLYNRAEGLVSLGDTAWRRDSRLELIGEAGALPDAEALEALLEACRVRG; from the coding sequence ATGACCGCGCCGCGCCCCGCCATTCCCGTCCACCTGATCACCGGTTTCCTCGGCAGCGGCAAGAGCTCGCTGATCCGGCGCCTGATCGACCAGAAGCCCGCCGACGAGCGCTGGGCGGTGGTGATCAACGAGTTCGGCCGGGTGGGGATCGACCAGGCGATGTTCGAGGCGCGCGACGACCTGGTGGTCAAGGGGTTGCCCGGCGGCTGCCTCTGCTGCCAGCTGGCCTTCGTGCTGCAGGCCTCGCTGGTGAACCTGCTGCATCGCCATCGACCGGATCGGCTGATCATCGAGCCCTCGGGGCTCGGCCATCCGGCCGGTCTAATAGAGGTGCTGCGCGGCGAGGGCCTGGCCGATGCGCTGGCGGTGCGTGACGTGATCGCGCTGCTCGACCCGCGACGGCTGGATGACCCGCGTGCCCGGTCCCACGAGACCTTTCGCGACCAGCTGGTGATGGCCGACGGCGTGGCGCTGACCATGACCGACCTGGCCACCCCCGAGCAGGTGCGGGCGGCGAACGCGTGGCTCGGCGAGTTCTGGCCGCGAAAGCAGTGGGTCCGCGAGGCGCCCCATGGCGAGCTGCCCCTCGCGCTGCTGGCGGCGGGCGGGGGACACGCCGATGGCGACGACGCGCCCACCTCGGCCCTCCATCGCGCGGCCCGGGAGGGCGCGTCACGCCCGCCGGAGGATGCGGCGCCTGCCGAGCGTGAGCCGGCGCCGGGCCGGCCGGTGCGCGAGACGGGCGCGGCACTCGGCCACGCGAGTCTGGGCTGGCGCTGGCACGCCGCGGAGCGCTTCGACCTCGATCGCCTCGCGGCCCGCCTCGGCGAGCTGCCCGTCGGTCTCAGGGTGAAGGGCGTGCTGCATACGAGCGAGGGCTGGCGGCTCTATAACCGGGCCGAGGGCCTGGTCAGCCTCGGCGATACCGCCTGGCGGCGCGACTCCCGCCTGGAGCTGATCGGCGAGGCGGGGGCGTTGCCGGACGCCGAGGCGCTGGAGGCCCTGCTCGAGGCGTGTCGCGTCAGGGGGTGA
- a CDS encoding UDP-2,3-diacylglucosamine diphosphatase, protein MTTLLISDLHLQPATPELTEGFLRWLDARAAGAEALYILGDFFEAWIGDDLLDLGAGDPTGTATLAARVAAALKLLAEGGTAIYLMHGNRDFLLGERFAAAAGARLLPDPSVVTLGGRPTLLMHGDSLCTRDEAYMAFRRQARDPQWQAQILAMPIAERLQLAKQLRDQSGEANSNKAEDIMDVTPDEVVAALREHGVDTLIHGHTHRPAVHDLEVDGAPARRLVLGDWQPEKGWEIVIEDGAAPRLQAFPLT, encoded by the coding sequence ATGACCACCCTGCTGATATCCGACCTGCACCTGCAGCCCGCCACCCCCGAGCTCACCGAGGGCTTCCTTCGATGGCTCGACGCCCGTGCCGCCGGCGCCGAGGCCCTCTACATCCTCGGCGACTTCTTCGAGGCGTGGATCGGCGACGACCTGCTCGACCTCGGCGCCGGCGACCCGACCGGCACCGCCACGCTGGCCGCCCGGGTCGCGGCCGCGCTGAAGCTCCTCGCCGAGGGCGGCACCGCCATCTACCTGATGCACGGCAACCGCGACTTCCTGCTCGGCGAGCGCTTCGCCGCGGCCGCCGGCGCCCGCCTGCTGCCGGATCCCAGCGTGGTGACCCTGGGCGGGCGCCCGACGCTGCTGATGCATGGCGACAGCCTGTGCACCCGGGACGAGGCCTACATGGCCTTTCGCCGTCAGGCCCGGGACCCGCAGTGGCAGGCGCAGATCCTCGCCATGCCCATCGCCGAGCGGCTCCAGCTGGCGAAACAGCTGCGCGACCAGTCCGGGGAGGCCAACTCCAACAAGGCCGAGGACATCATGGACGTCACTCCCGACGAGGTGGTCGCGGCATTGCGCGAGCACGGGGTCGACACCCTGATCCACGGCCACACCCATCGCCCGGCGGTGCACGACCTCGAGGTGGACGGCGCTCCGGCCAGGCGCCTGGTGCTGGGCGACTGGCAGCCGGAGAAGGGCTGGGAGATCGTCATCGAGGACGGCGCCGCGCCGCGCCTCCAGGCGTTCCCCCTCACCTGA
- a CDS encoding peptidylprolyl isomerase, whose translation MIVLQTNFGDITIALHHDQAPKTAANFEQYVRDGFYDGTLFHRVIPGFMVQGGGFDSDFNQKPTREPIDNEADNGLKNTRGTLAMARTQDPHSATAQFFINVADNDFLNHSGKNIQGWGYCVFGEVVEGMDVVEKIKEVPTTRRGMHADVPAEDVVIQKAFVKDDAEA comes from the coding sequence ATGATCGTACTGCAGACCAACTTCGGCGATATCACCATCGCCCTCCACCACGACCAGGCCCCGAAGACCGCCGCCAACTTCGAGCAGTACGTGCGCGACGGCTTCTACGACGGCACCCTCTTCCACCGCGTGATCCCGGGCTTCATGGTCCAGGGCGGCGGCTTCGACAGCGACTTCAACCAGAAGCCGACCCGCGAGCCCATCGACAACGAGGCCGACAACGGCCTGAAGAACACCCGCGGCACCCTGGCCATGGCGCGCACCCAGGATCCCCACTCGGCCACCGCGCAGTTCTTCATCAACGTGGCCGACAACGACTTCCTCAACCACAGCGGCAAGAACATCCAGGGCTGGGGCTACTGCGTGTTCGGCGAGGTCGTCGAGGGCATGGACGTGGTGGAGAAGATCAAGGAGGTGCCCACCACCCGTCGCGGGATGCACGCCGACGTGCCCGCCGAGGACGTGGTCATCCAGAAGGCCTTCGTGAAGGACGACGCCGAGGCCTGA
- a CDS encoding glutamine--tRNA ligase/YqeY domain fusion protein, with the protein MTTDTTSAPNFIRNQIREEIEAGRTGKIVTRFPPEPNGFLHIGHAKSICLNFGLAEHFGGDCHLRFDDTNPAKEEQAYIDAIKEDVSWLGFEWAGSVRFASDYFDQLYAWAQHLVREGKAYVDDLSPEEIREYRGTLTEAGKPSPYRERSAEENLDLLERMRVGEFAEGEKVLRAKIDMASPNINLRDPILYRIRHASHHQTGDKWKIYPSYDFTHGQSDALEGVTHSVCTLEFEDHRPLYEWFLDNLPVPVVPRQIEFARLNLNYTLTSKRKLKLLVDEQIVDGWDDPRLPTLSGMRRRGYTPASIRKFCDMIGVTRADGGLVDIAMLYHAIRSDLEDNAPRAMAVLKPLKVVLTNVAEDHEEVYEVPGHPAREDMGVRKIPFTRELYIDADDFMEEPPKKFFRLAPGKEVRLRNSYVIRCDEVVKSESGEIAELRCSVDFDTLGKNPEGRKVKGVIHWVSAEHGVPMEVRLYDNLFQVEQPDKDKDADFLDHLNPESLVTVQAIGEPSLAEATPESRFQFERVGYFCADRHACHDGTLVFNRTVGLKDGWAKVKKQEGQKTAQANKG; encoded by the coding sequence ATGACCACCGACACCACCAGCGCGCCGAACTTCATCCGCAACCAGATCCGCGAGGAGATCGAGGCCGGGCGGACCGGGAAGATCGTGACGCGCTTCCCGCCGGAGCCCAACGGCTTCCTGCACATCGGCCACGCCAAGTCGATCTGTCTGAACTTCGGGCTTGCCGAACACTTCGGTGGCGACTGTCATCTGCGCTTCGACGACACCAATCCGGCCAAGGAAGAGCAGGCCTACATCGATGCCATCAAGGAGGACGTGAGCTGGTTGGGCTTCGAGTGGGCGGGTTCGGTGCGCTTCGCCTCGGACTACTTCGACCAGCTCTATGCCTGGGCCCAGCACCTGGTGCGCGAGGGCAAGGCCTACGTCGACGACCTCTCGCCGGAGGAGATCCGCGAGTACCGCGGCACCCTGACCGAGGCGGGCAAGCCGAGCCCCTACCGCGAGCGCAGTGCCGAGGAGAACCTCGACCTGCTGGAGCGCATGCGCGTGGGCGAGTTCGCCGAGGGCGAGAAGGTGCTGCGGGCGAAGATCGACATGGCCTCGCCCAACATCAACCTGCGCGACCCGATCCTCTATCGCATCCGCCACGCCAGCCACCACCAGACCGGCGACAAGTGGAAGATCTACCCCTCCTACGACTTCACCCACGGGCAGTCCGATGCCCTCGAGGGCGTGACCCACTCCGTCTGCACCTTGGAGTTCGAGGATCATCGTCCGCTCTATGAGTGGTTCCTCGACAACCTGCCGGTGCCGGTGGTCCCGCGCCAGATCGAGTTCGCGCGGCTCAACCTCAACTACACCCTGACCTCCAAGCGCAAGCTCAAGCTGCTGGTGGACGAGCAGATCGTCGACGGCTGGGACGACCCGCGCCTGCCGACCCTCTCCGGGATGCGCCGCCGCGGCTACACGCCGGCCTCGATCCGCAAGTTCTGCGACATGATCGGCGTGACCCGCGCCGACGGCGGCCTTGTGGACATCGCCATGCTCTACCACGCCATCCGCTCGGACCTCGAGGACAACGCCCCGCGGGCCATGGCCGTGCTCAAGCCGCTCAAGGTGGTGCTGACCAACGTGGCCGAGGATCACGAGGAGGTCTACGAGGTGCCCGGGCATCCGGCCCGGGAGGACATGGGCGTGCGCAAGATCCCGTTCACCCGGGAGCTCTATATCGACGCCGATGACTTCATGGAGGAGCCGCCCAAGAAGTTCTTCCGCCTGGCGCCGGGCAAGGAGGTGCGCCTGCGCAACAGCTACGTGATCCGCTGCGACGAGGTGGTGAAGAGTGAATCCGGCGAGATCGCCGAGCTGCGCTGCTCCGTGGACTTCGACACCCTCGGCAAGAACCCCGAGGGCCGCAAGGTCAAGGGCGTGATCCACTGGGTCAGCGCCGAGCACGGCGTGCCCATGGAGGTGCGGCTCTACGATAACCTCTTCCAGGTCGAGCAGCCCGACAAGGACAAGGATGCCGACTTCCTCGACCACCTGAATCCCGAGTCGCTGGTCACCGTGCAGGCGATCGGCGAGCCGAGCCTCGCCGAGGCGACGCCCGAGAGCCGCTTCCAGTTCGAGCGCGTGGGCTACTTCTGCGCCGATCGCCACGCCTGCCACGACGGCACGCTGGTGTTCAACCGCACCGTGGGGCTCAAGGACGGCTGGGCCAAGGTGAAGAAGCAGGAAGGTCAGAAGACCGCGCAGGCCAACAAGGGGTGA
- the cysS gene encoding cysteine--tRNA ligase, with translation MQIYNTLTRRKEPLVPLEPGKVRMYVCGMTVYDYCHLGHARVMVAFDVITRYLRARGYDVTYVRNVTDIDDKILKRADENGESIAALTERMIEAMHEDEARLAVLPPDQEPRATGHIGEILAMIETLIDKGFAYAADNGDVYYRVRRFDTYGALSNRDPDEMRSGARIEVDEHKEDPLDFVLWKAAKPGEASWPSPWGEGRPGWHIECSAMSTCCLGETFDIHGGGPDLMFPHHENEIAQSEAATGHRYVNTWMHAGAVRVNQEKMSKSLGNFFTIRDVLEHHDPEVVRYLLVSSHYRSPINYAPESLAEARKSLERFYNALEGLALEGPALEDADESAALLDSSDDGGPAARFVAAMDDDFNTPEALSVLFELARELNRARKEAPERAPALAAELKRLGGVLGLLQQDPASFLKAGAADLPLAEGEIQAQIEARAAAKKARDFAQADAIRDELAALGIILKDSREGTTWVFEAPGD, from the coding sequence ATGCAGATCTACAACACGCTGACGCGTCGCAAGGAACCGCTCGTGCCGCTCGAGCCCGGTAAGGTGCGCATGTACGTCTGCGGCATGACGGTCTACGACTACTGCCACCTGGGCCACGCCCGGGTGATGGTGGCCTTCGACGTCATCACCCGCTACCTGCGCGCCCGGGGGTATGATGTCACCTACGTGCGCAACGTCACCGACATCGACGACAAGATCCTCAAGCGGGCCGACGAGAACGGCGAGAGCATCGCCGCGCTCACCGAACGCATGATCGAGGCCATGCATGAGGACGAGGCGCGCCTCGCCGTGCTGCCGCCGGACCAGGAGCCCCGCGCCACCGGTCATATCGGCGAGATCCTCGCCATGATCGAGACGCTGATCGACAAGGGTTTCGCCTACGCCGCCGACAACGGCGACGTCTACTACCGGGTGCGTCGTTTCGACACCTACGGCGCGCTGAGCAACCGCGACCCCGACGAGATGCGCTCCGGCGCCCGCATCGAGGTGGACGAGCACAAGGAGGATCCGCTGGACTTCGTGCTCTGGAAGGCGGCCAAGCCCGGCGAGGCGAGCTGGCCCTCGCCCTGGGGCGAGGGGCGCCCCGGCTGGCACATCGAGTGCTCGGCGATGTCCACCTGCTGCCTGGGCGAGACCTTCGACATCCACGGCGGCGGGCCGGACCTGATGTTCCCGCACCATGAGAACGAGATCGCCCAGAGCGAGGCGGCCACCGGCCATCGCTACGTCAACACCTGGATGCATGCCGGGGCGGTGCGGGTGAACCAGGAGAAGATGTCCAAGTCGCTGGGCAACTTCTTCACCATCCGCGACGTGCTCGAGCATCACGACCCGGAGGTGGTGCGCTACCTGCTGGTGTCGAGCCACTACCGCAGCCCGATCAACTACGCCCCCGAGTCGCTGGCCGAGGCCCGCAAGTCCCTGGAGCGCTTCTACAACGCTCTGGAAGGGCTGGCGCTCGAAGGACCGGCCCTCGAGGACGCGGACGAGTCGGCGGCCCTCCTTGACTCGTCGGACGACGGCGGCCCTGCGGCGCGCTTCGTCGCCGCCATGGACGACGACTTCAACACCCCTGAGGCGCTCTCGGTGCTCTTCGAGCTGGCGCGCGAGCTCAATCGTGCCCGCAAGGAGGCGCCGGAGCGGGCCCCGGCGCTGGCCGCCGAGCTCAAGCGCCTGGGCGGGGTGCTGGGGCTCCTCCAGCAGGATCCGGCGAGCTTCCTCAAGGCCGGCGCCGCCGACCTGCCGCTCGCCGAAGGCGAGATCCAGGCGCAGATCGAGGCGCGCGCCGCGGCCAAGAAGGCCAGGGACTTCGCCCAGGCCGATGCCATCCGCGATGAGCTCGCCGCGCTCGGGATCATCCTCAAGGATTCCCGCGAGGGCACCACCTGGGTCTTCGAGGCTCCCGGCGACTGA
- a CDS encoding TIGR02677 family protein → MSYSPFSYVTADKADLYREVMRAFVEAKSHFLVHLRPEDVRQQLGEPELAPVQAALTQLVNWGNLDAERDSARVTSVEDYYRALYVYQITRQGEAVEAALATYDQELGRRGALQTVALEDIRSRLRALLALSQSEAPDATESQLLLRDLAGVFSDLAENARAFMTGLNRSLESQDSDADAFLLYKERVIGYIERFLGDLTTASGEIAGLIRALDGDAGRSEAPVDRLLHHAAARELADLAPGESPDDVEERERAFTEAWRHWRGHWDGLRAWFLDQPGRQAQARLLRSSARRAVTQLLEMVARLNERRMARSDRSADFRTLARWFLECQDDGEAHRLWRTAFGLTPARHLVTDHDTHERGQAEPVPASTPWSEGPGMQVQARLRATGSYQKTGAPPKLRSRARERELLARQLAEEAHVARAARRQLVERGAERLSELGELEEGAFRLLLNLLGDALAASRGDGAPVTTTTGDGSLRITLHPLGPETSATIRTAAGDLSGRDYRLEIVDLEETAWTR, encoded by the coding sequence TTGAGCTATTCGCCCTTCAGCTATGTCACTGCCGACAAGGCCGACCTCTATCGCGAGGTGATGCGGGCTTTCGTCGAGGCCAAGTCACACTTCCTCGTGCACCTGCGCCCGGAAGATGTCCGGCAGCAGCTCGGCGAGCCGGAGCTGGCCCCGGTGCAGGCGGCGCTGACTCAGCTGGTGAACTGGGGCAACCTGGACGCCGAGCGCGACAGCGCCCGGGTCACCAGCGTTGAGGACTACTACCGCGCCCTCTACGTCTATCAGATCACCCGCCAGGGCGAGGCAGTGGAAGCGGCGCTGGCCACCTACGATCAGGAGCTGGGCCGCCGTGGCGCCCTGCAGACCGTCGCGCTGGAGGACATTCGCTCCCGCCTGCGAGCGCTGCTGGCGCTATCACAAAGCGAGGCGCCGGACGCGACGGAGAGCCAGCTGCTGCTGCGCGATCTCGCCGGTGTCTTTTCCGACCTTGCCGAGAATGCCCGCGCCTTCATGACCGGCCTGAATCGCTCCCTGGAGAGTCAGGACAGCGATGCTGATGCTTTCCTGCTCTACAAGGAGCGGGTGATCGGCTATATCGAGCGCTTTCTGGGCGATCTGACCACGGCCTCCGGCGAGATCGCCGGCCTCATCCGCGCCCTGGATGGCGACGCCGGGCGTAGCGAAGCGCCGGTGGACCGACTGCTGCACCATGCCGCTGCACGCGAGCTGGCCGACCTGGCCCCCGGCGAGTCGCCGGACGACGTCGAGGAGCGCGAGCGCGCTTTCACCGAGGCCTGGCGGCACTGGCGCGGCCACTGGGACGGGCTGCGCGCCTGGTTTCTCGATCAGCCGGGGCGCCAGGCTCAGGCCAGGCTGCTGCGCAGCAGTGCGCGGCGAGCGGTGACCCAGCTGCTCGAGATGGTCGCGAGACTCAACGAGCGGCGCATGGCGCGCAGCGACCGCTCGGCGGATTTTCGCACCCTGGCGCGCTGGTTCCTGGAGTGCCAGGACGACGGCGAGGCCCATCGCCTGTGGCGCACGGCCTTCGGCCTGACGCCGGCGCGCCACCTGGTCACCGATCACGACACCCATGAGCGGGGGCAGGCGGAGCCGGTGCCGGCCAGTACGCCCTGGAGCGAGGGGCCGGGGATGCAGGTTCAGGCCCGGCTGCGTGCCACCGGCAGCTACCAGAAGACCGGCGCACCCCCCAAGCTGCGCAGCCGGGCGCGGGAGCGTGAGCTATTGGCCCGCCAGCTGGCCGAGGAGGCCCATGTTGCCCGAGCCGCTCGACGGCAGCTCGTGGAGCGCGGCGCCGAGCGCCTCTCCGAGCTAGGCGAACTGGAGGAGGGTGCCTTCCGCCTGCTGCTCAACCTGCTGGGGGACGCGCTGGCGGCCAGTCGGGGGGATGGTGCGCCGGTGACCACGACGACGGGAGACGGTAGCCTGCGCATCACCCTGCACCCCCTGGGGCCAGAGACCAGCGCGACGATCCGAACCGCCGCCGGTGACCTGAGCGGTCGCGACTACCGGCTCGAGATCGTCGATCTGGAGGAGACTGCATGGACGCGCTGA
- a CDS encoding TIGR02678 family protein: MDALSDTLERQRLEEQRLALRALLARPLLRGDDTAFPLVRRHAAPLRDWLAREVGWHLQCERDFVRLHKRPADSHDATRPARVGRGAQRKTFNRRRYALFCLLLADLERGDSQITLGRLGEGLGQAVADPALAEPGLAFTLDHQEARRDLVVVVRLLMELGVLVRVAGDEEQFLRRGLEGDVLYDVDRRVMSALLVTARGPSLLALEGGDRGGGLEARLHALAETFVPDTPEGRNRELRHRLARRLLDDPVVYWQELDEHEAAYLTNQRGVMLRRLQQATGLVPEVRAEGVALVDPDGELTDEKIPAEGTEGHLALLMAERLASVGAEGVSLDEAETWVQGWQHDFRRYWRKAACEPGAAYGLCRQAISRLAALRLVSRRDNRVVPLPALGRFRVQSARTPDDHGAHDAGPSHRQPDLADPLSDE, encoded by the coding sequence ATGGACGCGCTGAGCGATACCTTGGAGCGCCAGCGCCTGGAGGAGCAGCGTCTTGCCCTGCGCGCCCTGCTGGCCAGGCCGCTGCTGCGCGGCGACGATACGGCCTTCCCCCTGGTGCGCCGCCATGCGGCGCCGCTGCGTGACTGGCTGGCCCGCGAGGTCGGCTGGCACCTTCAGTGCGAGCGCGACTTCGTGCGTCTGCACAAGCGTCCCGCCGACAGCCACGATGCGACGCGACCCGCTCGAGTCGGCCGCGGCGCCCAGCGCAAGACCTTCAATCGCCGCCGCTATGCCCTGTTCTGCCTGCTGCTGGCCGACCTCGAGCGCGGCGATTCCCAGATCACCCTGGGCCGGCTGGGCGAAGGACTGGGGCAGGCGGTGGCCGACCCGGCGCTCGCGGAGCCTGGCCTGGCCTTTACCCTGGACCATCAGGAGGCGCGCCGGGACCTGGTGGTGGTGGTGCGGCTGTTGATGGAGCTCGGCGTGCTGGTCCGGGTGGCCGGCGACGAGGAGCAGTTTCTGCGCCGGGGCCTGGAGGGCGACGTGCTCTACGACGTCGACCGTCGCGTCATGTCGGCGCTGCTGGTCACCGCGCGAGGCCCCTCCCTGCTGGCCCTGGAAGGGGGCGATAGGGGAGGAGGGCTGGAGGCGCGGCTGCATGCCCTGGCCGAGACCTTCGTGCCCGATACGCCGGAGGGGCGCAATCGCGAGCTGCGTCACCGCCTGGCGCGCCGGTTGCTGGATGACCCCGTGGTCTACTGGCAGGAGCTCGACGAGCACGAGGCGGCCTACCTGACCAATCAGCGTGGCGTCATGCTGCGCCGCCTCCAGCAGGCCACCGGCCTGGTGCCCGAGGTGCGAGCCGAGGGCGTGGCGCTGGTAGACCCCGACGGTGAGCTCACCGACGAGAAGATCCCGGCCGAGGGCACCGAGGGGCATCTGGCGCTGCTGATGGCCGAACGGCTCGCGTCGGTCGGCGCCGAGGGCGTGAGTCTCGACGAGGCGGAAACCTGGGTCCAGGGCTGGCAGCACGACTTTCGCCGCTACTGGCGCAAGGCGGCCTGTGAACCGGGCGCCGCTTACGGCCTCTGCCGTCAGGCCATCTCGCGCCTGGCGGCGCTTCGCCTGGTGTCACGCCGCGACAATCGGGTCGTCCCGCTGCCGGCCCTGGGGCGCTTTCGCGTCCAGTCGGCACGCACCCCCGACGATCACGGCGCGCATGATGCCGGGCCATCCCACCGACAACCCGACCTGGCGGATCCCTTGAGCGATGAGTGA